In a genomic window of Columba livia isolate bColLiv1 breed racing homer chromosome 4, bColLiv1.pat.W.v2, whole genome shotgun sequence:
- the LOC102089131 gene encoding uncharacterized protein LOC102089131, translating to MMSDIVSNWKLEQFVLQKCLPPIWSPGSFQGADAYQQLCQQWESWSEESKKPKPTNKCKKRAALQGLLMVGRELSKLLKEALESVKTLEEAKGELRRQVDNLQAEVQGLRGDSLRNAVEINRLENKLGYEKLKTEELEKEVGKWIGETHDAQSAVRAVLQDVQRDRGTGPDHKVCHAKIQELQAELGVSRGIVAAIQGKRTRFGNSEGEDSLDSHPPHYDYEDDVWGANGPTRPSPYAPLREEVCQLQGGDTEASKTKKSPPDEPAHHGPLQAIDTNRAVLWFTPEQLKTVGKMLGPLTKDTAVNWLSRAQRLPRCQSVNAVSDLIDVVRKCMKPDDFAALPGDVQMGNVQNIGDVQSAVLKVFFPEVNPLVLFHQERQSPEERPDAYVNRKKMLYQMAGLPGSKDAPLDFDRPEFKEPLVMGLTPPLRVIAGGDAARKPLSELEQILTQNFELQKQAFPGYMMGGKKGKLLAASFQNAGMRKMQGDNRKDPDSKGGVGKENQPGLRFQKSNPWRAELRKRLIKYEKQEDIDGLPDAELFQKLALHEAKKHSSSNPIDPGSKVQQ from the coding sequence ATGATGTCTGACATTGTTAGTAACTGgaagctggagcagtttgtgctCCAGAAGTGTCTCCCCCCAATTTGGTCTCCAGGGTCCTTCCAGGGTGCAGACGCataccagcagctctgccagcagtgGGAGAGCTGGTCAGAGGAGTCCAAAAAACCTAAACCCACAAACAAGTGCAAGAAGCGGGCGGCTTTGCAGGGTTTATTGATGGTGGGCAGGGAGTTGTCCAAATTGCTGAAGGAGGCTCTTGAGAGTGTGAAGACCTTAGAGGAGGCCAAGGGTGAGCTCAGAAGGCAGGTGGACAacctgcaggcagaggtgcagGGTTTGCGCGGGGACTCTTTGCGGAACGCGGTAGAGATCAACCGGCTGGAGAACAAGCTGGGCTACGAGAAGCTGAAAAcggaggagctggagaaggaggtCGGGAAGTGGATCGGGGAGACCCATGacgcgcagagcgcggtgcggGCGGTCCTGCAGGATGTCCAGCGGGACCGGGGCACTGGTCCTGATCACAAGGTGTGCCACGCCAAGatccaggagctgcaggcagagcttggGGTGTCAAGGGGCATTGTGGCTGCCATCCAAGGCAAGAGGACCCGGTTTGGGAACAGTGAAGGGGAGGACTCCCTGGACTCACATCCACCCCATTATGACTATGAGGATGATGTCTGGGGTGCCAACGGCCCCACCAGGCCATCCCCGTACGCTCCTCTGCGGGAGGAGGTGTGCCAGCTGCAAGGAGGGGACACGGAGGCTTCCAAAACTAAAAAGAGCCCCCCGGATGAGCCAGCCCACCACGGCCCGCTCCAGGCCATAGACACCAACAGGGCTGTGCTCTGGTTTACCCCTGAGCAGCTCAAGACAGTGGGGAAGATGCTGGGGCCATTGACGAAGGACACAGCGGTCAACTGGCTGTCCAGAGCCCAGCGGCTGCCCAGGTGCCAGAGCGTCAACGCGGTGAGTGACCTGATAGACGTGGTGAGAAAGTGCATGAAACCGGATGATTTCGCGGCGCTCCCGGGGGATGTGCAGATGGGCAACGTGCAGAACATTGGGGATGTCCAGTCAGCCGTGCTGAAGGTGTTCTTCCCAGAGGTTAACCCCTTGGTGCTCTTCCACCAGGAGAGGCAAAGCCCAGAGGAGCGGCCGGACGCCTACGTTAACCGTAAGAAGATGCTCTACCAGATGGCCGGGCTGCCCGGCTCAAAGGATGCCCCCCTTGATTTTGACAGGCCTGAATTCAAGGAGCCACTAGTGATGGGGCTGACCCCCCCACTGCGGGTGATTGCTGGTGGGGATGCGGCCAGGAAGCCGCTGTCAGAGCTGGAGCAGATCCTGACCCAGAATTTCGAGTTGCAAAAGCAGGCGTTCCCGGGGTACATGAtgggggggaagaaagggaaactCTTGGCCGCCTCCTTCCAAAATGCAGGCATGAGAAAAATGCAAGGAGACAACCGCAAAGATCCTGACAGCAAGGGTGGTGTGGGGAAGGAGAACCAGCCAGGGCTGAGGTTTCAAAAGTCCAACCCTTGGCGGGCTGAGCTGAGGAAACGCTTGATTAAATACGAGAAGCAGGAGGATATTGATGGCTTGCCGGATGCTGAGCTCTTCCAAAAACTGGCCCTGCATGAGGCCAAAAAGCACAGCAGCTCCAACCCGATTGACCCGGGGTCTAAAGTTCAACAATAG